The following are encoded together in the Candidatus Glassbacteria bacterium genome:
- the dacB gene encoding D-alanyl-D-alanine carboxypeptidase/D-alanyl-D-alanine-endopeptidase — MMRYVQAVIFLMMSAVVVETGPLPAAQAANQQLEEAVMEVLGRYRQDPADWGVQIRSLERGDDLVHLNPRRRYLPASNLKLLVTAIALDRLGAGYRWRTTVMADGRIDSSGVLAGDLVLRGSGDPTISNRFWPEVHSAWDSLAAQVESAGITRVRGRLLADNSLFKPPYLASGWGWEDLAWWYAAPASALSYNDNTIDVQVWPARRAGERPRLEIKPENSPFSIANRARTVARRIDSRLIIARDTPGGEISLGGGIYRGSLGYLEHVAVEDPGRFAAEAFADALARRGIRIDGPVEVLVGGSEEPDYLDRAPSLVGQITSPPLTEIVKVINKRSHNFYAEQLLFTLGAAAGGEGSFAGGIDVEKRVLSSLGVDIGQLRLEDGSGLSRLNLVTTDMFIRLLAWMDRHVHNEEFVASLPVGGRDNGLRQLRNTRAAGRLFAKTGFIASVIALSGYTWTGDGEKVAFSIMGNNWLMPNGRARRILRDICVEIVESKRPAGTADELELRP; from the coding sequence ATGATGCGTTACGTTCAAGCTGTCATCTTCCTGATGATGTCCGCCGTTGTCGTGGAGACCGGCCCGCTGCCTGCCGCACAGGCGGCCAACCAGCAGCTGGAGGAAGCCGTGATGGAGGTGCTGGGCCGCTACCGCCAAGACCCCGCCGACTGGGGAGTGCAGATCAGATCGCTGGAGCGCGGCGATGACCTCGTGCATCTCAATCCCCGCAGGCGCTATCTGCCGGCCAGCAACCTCAAGCTGCTGGTGACCGCGATTGCACTCGACAGGCTGGGCGCCGGTTACCGCTGGCGCACGACAGTCATGGCCGATGGGAGAATCGACAGCAGCGGAGTGCTGGCCGGCGATCTGGTGCTGCGTGGCAGCGGCGACCCGACAATCTCCAACCGGTTCTGGCCGGAGGTCCATTCGGCATGGGACAGCCTGGCCGCGCAGGTGGAATCGGCCGGGATCACGCGGGTCCGCGGGAGACTGCTGGCCGATAACTCGCTGTTCAAACCTCCGTACCTGGCCAGCGGCTGGGGCTGGGAGGACCTGGCCTGGTGGTACGCGGCACCGGCCAGCGCGTTGAGCTATAACGACAACACAATCGATGTGCAGGTGTGGCCCGCCCGCCGGGCGGGGGAACGCCCCCGGCTGGAAATCAAGCCCGAAAACTCGCCGTTCTCGATCGCCAACCGCGCCCGGACTGTGGCCCGCCGGATCGACAGCAGGCTGATTATCGCCCGCGACACTCCGGGAGGAGAGATTTCACTCGGCGGCGGAATTTACCGCGGCAGCCTGGGATACCTGGAGCATGTGGCGGTGGAGGACCCCGGCCGTTTCGCCGCCGAGGCGTTCGCCGACGCCCTGGCGCGACGGGGGATCAGGATCGATGGGCCGGTGGAGGTACTGGTCGGCGGGAGCGAGGAGCCGGACTATCTCGACCGCGCCCCGTCGCTGGTCGGCCAGATAACCAGCCCGCCGCTGACGGAAATCGTTAAAGTGATCAACAAGCGCAGCCATAATTTTTACGCCGAGCAGCTGTTGTTTACCCTGGGAGCGGCAGCCGGCGGCGAGGGCAGTTTCGCCGGTGGTATCGACGTGGAGAAGCGGGTGCTGAGCTCACTGGGAGTGGATATCGGGCAGTTGCGCCTGGAGGACGGTTCGGGGCTGTCGCGCTTGAATCTGGTTACCACCGACATGTTTATCCGGCTGCTGGCCTGGATGGACCGCCATGTGCACAACGAGGAATTCGTGGCCAGCCTGCCGGTCGGGGGGCGCGACAACGGTCTGCGCCAGTTGCGCAATACCCGGGCCGCCGGCCGGCTGTTCGCCAAGACCGGCTTTATCGCATCGGTGATCGCGCTCTCGGGGTACACCTGGACCGGCGATGGCGAGAAAGTGGCATTCTCGATCATGGGCAATAACTGGCTGATGCCCAACGGCCGGGCGCGACGGATTCTGCGGGATATCTGCGTGGAGATTGTGGAGTCGAAAAGGCCGGCCGGAACCGCCGATGAGCTGGAGCTCAGGCCTTGA